The Salmo salar chromosome ssa06, Ssal_v3.1, whole genome shotgun sequence genome window below encodes:
- the LOC106607179 gene encoding transmembrane ascorbate-dependent reductase CYB561 — MEDSPQRAVQGLGSFPWYVGGTQVLGLACVVITGVWMGSYHGGYAWDGSGQEFNVHPLCMVLGLVFLYGDAILVYRVFRNESKRNVKVLHAVLHLLALIISIVGIVAVFDFHNQNKIPNMYSLHSWCGMLTFVLFCVQWLMGLGFFLFPGMLMALRSWYLPLHVFFGLAMLAMSLATCLLGISEKLFFSIQHTYSQFVPEGILGNMLGLLLVAFGILVGYVVTREDFRRPPHPEDEALSVHFKTLTEGGGSPTSP, encoded by the exons ATGGAAGATAGCCCTCAGCGGGCTGTGCAAGGCCTGGGCTCCTTCCCGTGGTACGTGGGGGGGACTCAGGTTCTGGGCCTGGCCTGTGTGGTGATCACGGGCGTGTGGATGGGCAGCTATCACGGAGGCTACGCCTGGGATGGTTCTGGACAGGAGTTCAATGTACATCCGCTCTGCATGGTCCTGGGCCTGGTCTTTCTCTATGGAGATG CGATCCTGGTGTACAGAGTATTTAGGAATGAAAGCAAACGCAACGTCAAGGTTCTCCATGCTGTGCTCCACCTTCTCGCCCTCATTATCAGCATAGTGG GTATCGTGGCTGTGTTTGACTTCCATAATCAGAACAAGATCCCCAACATGTACTCCCTCCACAGCTGGTGTGGCATGCTCACCTTTGTTCTCTTCTGTGTACAG TGGCTGATGGGGCTTGGTTTCTTCCTCTTCCCTGGGATGTTAATGGCGCTGCGGAGCTGGTACCTGCCACTACATGTCTTCTTTGGCCTGGCCATGCTTGCCATGTCCCTAGCCACCTGCTTACTGGGCATTTCAGAGAAATTGTTCTTCAGTATCCA ACACACATATTCACAGTTTGTCCCAGAGGGGATCCTTGGTAACATGCTAGGACTGCTGCTAGTAGCATTTGGGATTCTGGTAGGCTACGTGGTGACACGGGAGGACTTCAGGAGACCCCCACACCCAGAGGACGAAGCCTTATCTGTGCACTTTAAGACCCTGACTGAGGGGGGAGGGAGCCCCACCTCACCTTAA